The Aneurinibacillus uraniidurans genome segment TGACTACGAGCATCGGCTTGACTAGTTCTTGTGCCTCTTTCTTCCATACGCTGCTGCCTGGAATTCCATATAAAGCACTCGCTGTTTTATTAAGCGTGTTTAGTGCTACGATGGCCAATATTGGGCTGACACAATTGATTTCTATTTCTGTTCCGATACTGACGGCGATTTATCCGATGGCAATCACGCTTATTTTTTTGATATTTCTACATCCTTTGTTTAAAGGGCGTTCAGAAGTTTATCAAGGTGCCATGCTTTGCACGGGATTGGTAAGTATTTTTGATGGATTAAAAGTAGCACATATCAACGTATCGGCCATTGATTCTCTCTTCAGCCATATGCTGCCGTTATATAGTCTGGGGCTGGGCTGGTTGTTACCAGGAATTGTTGGGGGGATTGTAGGCTTTGTCATTAGCTTGGTTAATGCATCAAAGCCGATACCGTCTCGATAAGTACACACGACAAACCCGCTGACCATGGTTGTGGATCAGCGGGTTTTTTGTATGCAGACAGATGCATAGTTATTTCACGGTTACGTTATAGTTGCGCATCCATGCATCAATCTGAATGAGATACGCAAAAAACTGCGGGACATTCATGAGCTGTCCGAACCATGGCATATGAACTTTCGTGAGATCTTGTTTAGCAAATTCACGAATTGTTGCCGCATTCACGAACGGGGTGAGTGGAGATGTTGTATCATCGAGAATCGCTAGCACGCGGTCACGTACAGTGGTCAGATAGGATGGGTTGTGTGTTTTTGGATAGGGGCTTTTGAGGCGGTAGAGAACATCATCGGGTAGAATACCTTTCAGTGCCTTTCGTAAAATGCCTTTTTCCCGCTCACCGTCTGTCTTCATCGCCCACGGTACATTCCACATGTATTCCACCAGACGATGGTCGCAGAACGGTACACGCACTTCGAGTCCGACGGCCATGCTCATGCGGTCCTTGCGATCAAGCAGTGTCGGCATCCAGCGTGTCAGGTTAAGATAGAACATTTCACGGATGCGTTTATCTAGCCCTTCCTCTCCGGCTAGGCGCGGCACTTCGTCGAGAGCTTCCTGATAGCGCATTTTTACATAGGCTTCCGGGTTGACCTCGGCAAGCAGGTCGTTAGAGAAGAAGCGGGTTTTGTCCGCGATATTGCGTGCCCACGGGAACACGGTGGCATTTAGTGCTTCTGTGCGGTGGAACCACGGGTAGCCACCGAATACTTCATCCGCACACTCGCCGGACAGTGCGACAGTCGCATGCTTTTTGATCTCCCGACAGAATAAATACAGGGAGCCGTCGATATCGGTCATGCCTGGGAGATCGCGGGCGTGCAGGGCGACATCGAGTGAATCGATTAAGTCCGGTGTGTCGAAATAAATGTTGTGGTGTATGGATTCGATGAATTCAGACACGCGCTTTGCCCATGGTGCGTCTGCATTCGGCTGGAATTCGTTCGGACGGAAGTGAACGTCATTGCCGACATAATCGACAGAGAACGTATGCAGCGCATCTTTTCCTTCTTCTTTGAATGCCTGTGCTGCAATGGCAGAGATCGCACTCGAATCGAGTCCACCTGACAGCAGCGTGCATACGGGTACATCTGCGATAAGTTGGCGGCGAATACTATCGCTAAGGAGTTCACGGATTTTTGTAATGGTTGTCTCCATATCATCTTCATGGGTGTGGCTGTCAAGCGTCCAGTAACGATTAGTCCGCATTCCGTGGCGTGTGTGTAACAAATACGAAGCTGGAAGTAATTCGAATACATTATGGAATACACCGCTACCAGGTGTTCTTGCAGGGCCCAGTGCGAAAATTTCAGACAGGCCCTCCTGGCGAATTTCCGGCTGTACAGCTGGATGTGCGAGAAGTGCCTTTAGTTCCGAGCCAAAAATAAAACTTGTGCCGCACTGTGTATAAAATAGCGGTTTTACACCGATCCGGTCGCGGGCCATAAACACGCTCTCCTCATTGTGCTTCCAGATCGCAAATGCATAAATTCCGTTCAGTTTCTCTACGCACTCAGGTCCCCATTCCATATAGGAGACGAGCAGTACTTCTGTATCTGATGTAGATGCAAAACAATGGCCGCGTGCGAGAAGCGCTCCTCGCAAATCTTCTGTATTGTATAACTCTCCGTTATAAACGATGGTATACGTTTCTTCGCCGTATGACCGGGTCATTGGCTGAACGCCGCCTTCCGGGTCCACTACAACGAGGCGGCGATGGGCAAATGCGGCATGGCGTGTTGTCCAGATGCCCTCGCTATCCGGGCCGCGCGGAATGAGCGATTGAGCCATGTTGCGCATGATTTCCGTTTCTCCGCTAATATCAGTCTGCCAGTCAATCCATCCTGCAATTCCGCACATGTAGTTAATCCCTCCACTCTTGAATCCCTAACTCATTAGCTACACTATGCCTAGCGGCTACTTATCGGTGCATGGCCTAAGAAAATAAGCGGGTAAAAGAGTAAGAACAATCGGTCTGGTCCACACTAGAAAAAGTGAACGAAATCTTACTACAAGGGAGGCAGTGACATGGCGGATAACAAGAACATCAAGCCAGGGCAGGTCGGGGATAAGCTGCCGCATCAGATCGATGCACCAGCGACAGAACAGCCGCGGGCTAAGCCGTTTGTGAACCAGTATGGAGTGGTCATCGGAGACAGTTTTTATGATTCAGCGAACTCACCGCTGAACAACTGGAGCAAAGACGTTGATCCGGCCATTATGGCAGGTGATCAGTGGGTGCATCCGACGAATGATATCGGCTGGAATACAGCGGAAAATCAGGCGTTATTAGAAGAAGGATTCGTACCGCAGAGCGGTATGTTCATGCACGCTACAAAAGATGTAAGCTATCGGAAAGACTAAAAAAGCGCAGCTGTCGGCATCAGCACTTTTTTCGTATTGGCGAGAAAGGCGTCTGTTGTGATATGATAAAGAGCAGAGTTTCAACAGGCCTGTCAGCAATACGGTAAGAAAGGAAGCACAGTATGACGACAGAATTTCGCGTATGCGATGAATGTAAAATGGTGAATGTGAAGACGCTTGTTCCCCGCCTGAAAGAGATCGAGCCGGATTGCACGATGGAGATCGGCTGTCAATCATACTGCGGAATTGGATTTAAGAAGCATTTCGCGGTAGTGAATGGTCGACACATTACAGCACCGACAGAGGATCAATTGGTGGAGAAAGTGAAGAAGCATCTGAAAAAATAGTGCGAACATAACAAACGCTCCCTGCGTATGAATCATGGGAGCGTTTTTTATTATTTTACTACGATGACATCGCAATGTGCATGCTGAGTAACACTCTGGCTGACACCGCCAAGCATGAAGCGGGCGTAATTGGATAGACCGCGTGAGCCAATCACAATAGCGTCTACTTCAAGTTCCTCTGCTGTATCGAGGATCAGATTTTTCGGATCGGCTGCTTTTACGACTTTATGAATGGAAATATTCCGGGATGTGAATACGTCGTCCAATTCATCCGCCTTGGCAACCCAGTATGCTCGCATTTCCTCATCACTAATGTCTTTAGCACCGATGATAAATGATGGAGAAGTTGGATACGCTGTTACAATGGTAACATGGGCCCCGAATGCAGAAGCTAATTCAGCAGCACGCTCGGCTGCCTTTTTTGCATGATCAGATCCGTCATAGGAAAGTAAAATATGGTGGTACATGGTCATTCCTCCAGTTGATGGGTTCTGTCTCTATTGTACCGATAAGTTCTGTAGCCGTCAAAACTGGCGGGAAAGGTTTTCTGACGATTAACGCCGAATGTTGTTAAGGATGCAGCGATATACAAAAGCAGTACAAATATATAGCAAAGAAGATATAGGATTATAGGAGGGGATGACGAACATGCTGGACAAAATTCTTGCAAGCATTGGAATTGGCGCAGCGCGGGTCGATGCACGCATCACGAGCGCAGGTGTACGTCAGGGAGACGAGTTAGTGGGAGAAGTACATGTTATTGGTGGTAGTGTAGAGCAGTCGATCTCGCAAATTTATATGTATTTATATACAGAATACAGCCGGGAAGTGGGAGGAACACAGTCCAGGCAAAAAGAAGTACTAGCCTCTTATCGCATTTCGGATTCGCTTGTAATACGTCCGAATGAGACTAGAATCATTCCGTTCCAGCTGCGTGTACCGCATCATGCACCTATTTCTTTCCGCACACAACAGGTGTATTTGAGTACAGGACTTGATATTGAGATGGCAATCGATCCAAAAGATAAAGACCTGATTACTGTACTGCCGGACCCGCTAATTGAGCAGATATTTGCTCAAGCGGAGGATCTGGGATTCCGTCATACATCTGAGAGCGGCTATTGCGAATATAAGAAACACATCCATCGCATGGTTCCGTTTGTGCAGGAATTTGAGCTTAGGCCGACTGATCGTTTTCGGGATGAGCTGGATGAGATTGAGTTGATATTTGATGTGTACTCGGAAGGTGTGGATGTCCTGCTGGAAGTGGACCGCAAAGCCAAAAACGCCCGTGGGCTGTTGCAAGATATGTTAGGGCTAGATGAACGGTATGTTCGGTTTACGATCAGCCGTACAAAGGGATTAGCGTCAGAGGAGTTAGCGAGGATGATCCAGCGCGGGCTTGATATGATCCCAAAATGATTTTTAAACTATAGTAAAGCAGGTGACGTAATTGACAGCATGGAAAATGGACAAACGGTGGCTGGAATACGAAGTAGAGAGGGAGATAGCAGGTTGGACGCTAGAGCGTGTTCTAAAGGAGAAGCTTGGCATATCAGGCCGGATGATTCAGCGCCTTACCCGGCAGAAGGGTGTTCACTTAAACCGCAAGCAGCCGTATTTGCAAAAAAAGGTGAAGAAGGGCGACGAGGTTAAAGTTCGAATTGCGGATGCGTTTGAGCCGACTCTTCCACCTGTGGCGATGGATATTCATGTGCTGTACGAAGATGACGCACTGCTCGTGGTGAATAAGCCTGCGGGCCTGGCGGTGCATCCGGTGAACGAGAAGCAGACACGCACACTCGCCCATGGTATCTCGCATTACTGGACAGAGAAGGGCCAGCCGCGAGCCGTGCGTCCTGTCCATCGGTTAGACAAGGAAACGAGCGGTGCGATTTTGATTGCGAAGAATGGATTCATCCAGCAGCTTCTTGATAAACAACTGCGTGAACATGCGATTCGTCGCACGTATCTTGCGCTGGTAAGCGGGCATCCGGCACAAGTGGGCGAGAGTGGTACATTCTCAGATCCAATTGCCAGGGACCCACATCATCCAACCCGTCGTTGTGTATCTACGAAGGGGGATGACGCCATTACCCATTATACCGTGCGGGAATTGTATGAACCGAAGCCTGATGTGCTGCCAGAAGGGGCCGCGCTGGTGGAGATAGAGCTTGAAACGGGGCGTACGCATCAAATTCGGGTGCATTTTAGCCATCACGGGTTTCCGATTCTTGGGGATACGCTCTATGGCGGTCCGGTTGTAGATGGATTTCGTCGTCAGGCGCTGCATGCGGTGAGCCTTACGTTTTCGCACCCATTAAGCGGTGAAGTGATTGAATGCATGGCACCTGCGCCGGATGATTTTGTGAAACTGCGCGACCAACTTTAATAAGGAGGGGTTGTGAATGATGGGACGATTACAGGAAGAGAAAGTTTTTAAAGATCCGGTCCACCGTTACGTGCATGTGCGGGATACACTGATCTGGGACTTAATTAATGCACGCGAATTTCAGCGCTTGCGCCGGATTCGTCAGCTTGGTACTTCGTATGTAACGTTCCATGGAGCGGAGCACAGCCGCTTCAACCACAGCCTTGGCGTATATGAGATTATGCGGCGCATTCTGTCTAACTTTAGCCGCCGCAGTAATTTTATGATAACAGAGGAAGAACGGTTGTTATGCCTCAGTGCAGCGCTTTTGCATGACATTGGGCATGGACCGTTCTCCCATTCATTTGAGAAAGTATTCCATACTGATCATGAAGAATGGACACAGCGTATTCTGACAGGGGATACACAGGTAAATACAGTGCTTCGGCAGGTGTCCGATGATTTTCCGGCGAAAGTGGCACAGATGATCGGCAAGACGTATCCGAATAAGCTGTTAGTGAGTTTGATTTCGAGCCAGATTGATGCAGATCGGATGGATTATTTGCTGCGAGACGCTTATTATACGGGCACAAGTTATGGTTCGTTTGATTTGGAGCGTATCTTGCGGGTGCTTAAGCCGTATGAAGATAAAGTTGTCATTAAGCATACGGGGATGCATGCAGTAGAAGACTATATCGCGGCACGGTATCAGATGTATTGGCAGGTGTATTTTCACCGGGTAACGCGCAGTGCAGAAGTCATTTTGCGTAATATTTTCGCCCGTGTACGGCACTTGCATGAGAGTGAGTATTCGTTCGTACATAATCCGAAGCGGTTCATGCCGCTGTTTAACGATACGATGACACTTGAGGAATACATCACGCTTGATGAAGCGACTGTGATGTACTACATGAGTGAGTGGAGTGAGGAGTCAGACGAAGTATTGCGCGATTTGTGCCGCCGATTTATGGAGCGGCGCTTGTTCAAATACGTGGAGCACGATGAGAATGCGGATAATCCGCAGGAGATGCAAGAATTAAAGGATTTGTTTGCGGAGATTGGAATTGATCCTGATTACTACCTGGGAGTGGATTCCCCGTCTGATTTACCGTATGATGTTTATCGAAGCGGGGAAGAGGGGGAGCGGATGCCAATCTATCTTTTGATGCCGGATGGCCATTTGGAAGAATTGTCCCGCTGTTCAGTCATTGTGGAGGCGATTTCCGGTAAGCGGAGATACGACCACAAATTGTACTTTCCGCTTGATTTTCTGGAAGACGGGACGCGTAATCCAGCTGTTGTGCAGGAGATTAAGCGTCGTCTACGTATATAAGCGCTAGTAGAGAAAGGGGTACGGAAGTATGGATATGTTCAAGAAAAACCAGGGTGGCTTTAATATTATTAGCAACAAAAATCAGGTTCACGGCGGCTATGGCGCGGGCATGATCGACTTAAGTAGTGTATCTTCGATTATTTTGAGTGAAGAGGAAGCGGTTATTGACGTAGGCGCACTGCACGCGAAAAGTGCAGTGGAAAAAGGCGTTAAGTTTTCCATGAATAAAGAAGATGTTCCGAATGGTAAGAAGTACTGGCTCGTATGGGTGGCAGTAGATACTGGAGAAGCAGGCTCTTACTATGCGGGTGTTACGGCATGCGAAATGCTGATTGACCGTGAAGCACGTCGAGGTTGGAAAATCCTCGCTGACCACGTAAACAAGATGGATTATGCGATGAAGCGCCGCTACATTCTTGATGGTCTGAGCGAGAAAGAAAAAGAAAATCTACGTACTTTGCTGTCGACTCACAATCCAGACATGTGGGAACGTTCGCCGCAAGAACTGAAAGATATGCTTGTGTGATTTCATAAAAAAGATCCGCCCTGTTTCATACAGAGGCGGATTTTTTACTTACTGTAACACTACCAGAACTTCCATTTCTCCCAGAACGATTTCTTTTCTTCCTCAGGAAATGGCTTCACAGGCACAGGCTCTGGTGCATATTCGGTTGGGGCTGTTCCTGGCACGAAGTACATCAACTCTTGCGTTTTGGAGTTAGGCCCGGCGAGCTTGCCGCTGATAGGGTCGATGTAGGCAGGCACCACTCCTTCCGGAACCGGGAAAGTAGCCGGCGGCGTAGAGGTGAGTGCACTTTCCATAAAAGCGGCCCAGATGGGCGCAGCGAGACGTGCATCTGCGACTTCATCCAGCTTGCGGTTGTCGTCATAGCCGACCCAGACAGCCGTCGCCAACTGTGGCGTAAATCCAGCAAGCCAGGCATCGTAATCAGTCGTTCCGGTTTTACCCGCCACTGGTCGGTGAAGCTGCCCGCTTACCCGGTTTGCCGTTCCGCCTGGTGCGAACACTTTTTCCATCAGATGGGTCAGAATAAAGGCGTTTTCTTTGCTGACAACTTGCTGTGCTTGCGGCTCAGTCTCGACTAACACGTTGCCTGCCCGATCTTCAATACGTGTGATCGCAAGCGGCTCTGTTTTTTGCCCTTGATCAGCGATGGTAGCGAATGCGCGTGTCAGCTCAAGCGGCATGACCGGTGCGCTGCCGAGCGCAAGAGACGGAATAGGCCTAAATGGAGAGTCAATGCCGAGACGCTTGGCGGTACTAACCATTTTGTCTGGCCCGATCGTCAAATGAGTCTGCACGGCATAGATGTTATCCGAGCGGGCAATTGCTTGTCCCATGTTAATGTAGTTGTTTGCATATTGATCACCAAAATTATGTGGCGTGTACGTTTCATTATGATTTCCAAATGTAAAGACAGTTGGTTCGCTCTTAATCTGGGTGAGTGGTGTATAGCCGTTTTCAAGGGCCGCCATGTATAGTACTGGCTTGATGGATGAACCTGGCTGGCGGAGTGCAAGCGCTCGGTTATACTGACTCTTCGTATAATCACGTCCGCCAACCATCGTCC includes the following:
- a CDS encoding DUF1450 domain-containing protein, encoding MTTEFRVCDECKMVNVKTLVPRLKEIEPDCTMEIGCQSYCGIGFKKHFAVVNGRHITAPTEDQLVEKVKKHLKK
- a CDS encoding sporulation protein — encoded protein: MLDKILASIGIGAARVDARITSAGVRQGDELVGEVHVIGGSVEQSISQIYMYLYTEYSREVGGTQSRQKEVLASYRISDSLVIRPNETRIIPFQLRVPHHAPISFRTQQVYLSTGLDIEMAIDPKDKDLITVLPDPLIEQIFAQAEDLGFRHTSESGYCEYKKHIHRMVPFVQEFELRPTDRFRDELDEIELIFDVYSEGVDVLLEVDRKAKNARGLLQDMLGLDERYVRFTISRTKGLASEELARMIQRGLDMIPK
- a CDS encoding YwhD family protein, yielding MDMFKKNQGGFNIISNKNQVHGGYGAGMIDLSSVSSIILSEEEAVIDVGALHAKSAVEKGVKFSMNKEDVPNGKKYWLVWVAVDTGEAGSYYAGVTACEMLIDREARRGWKILADHVNKMDYAMKRRYILDGLSEKEKENLRTLLSTHNPDMWERSPQELKDMLV
- the asnB gene encoding asparagine synthase (glutamine-hydrolyzing) gives rise to the protein MCGIAGWIDWQTDISGETEIMRNMAQSLIPRGPDSEGIWTTRHAAFAHRRLVVVDPEGGVQPMTRSYGEETYTIVYNGELYNTEDLRGALLARGHCFASTSDTEVLLVSYMEWGPECVEKLNGIYAFAIWKHNEESVFMARDRIGVKPLFYTQCGTSFIFGSELKALLAHPAVQPEIRQEGLSEIFALGPARTPGSGVFHNVFELLPASYLLHTRHGMRTNRYWTLDSHTHEDDMETTITKIRELLSDSIRRQLIADVPVCTLLSGGLDSSAISAIAAQAFKEEGKDALHTFSVDYVGNDVHFRPNEFQPNADAPWAKRVSEFIESIHHNIYFDTPDLIDSLDVALHARDLPGMTDIDGSLYLFCREIKKHATVALSGECADEVFGGYPWFHRTEALNATVFPWARNIADKTRFFSNDLLAEVNPEAYVKMRYQEALDEVPRLAGEEGLDKRIREMFYLNLTRWMPTLLDRKDRMSMAVGLEVRVPFCDHRLVEYMWNVPWAMKTDGEREKGILRKALKGILPDDVLYRLKSPYPKTHNPSYLTTVRDRVLAILDDTTSPLTPFVNAATIREFAKQDLTKVHMPWFGQLMNVPQFFAYLIQIDAWMRNYNVTVK
- a CDS encoding RluA family pseudouridine synthase; this translates as MTAWKMDKRWLEYEVEREIAGWTLERVLKEKLGISGRMIQRLTRQKGVHLNRKQPYLQKKVKKGDEVKVRIADAFEPTLPPVAMDIHVLYEDDALLVVNKPAGLAVHPVNEKQTRTLAHGISHYWTEKGQPRAVRPVHRLDKETSGAILIAKNGFIQQLLDKQLREHAIRRTYLALVSGHPAQVGESGTFSDPIARDPHHPTRRCVSTKGDDAITHYTVRELYEPKPDVLPEGAALVEIELETGRTHQIRVHFSHHGFPILGDTLYGGPVVDGFRRQALHAVSLTFSHPLSGEVIECMAPAPDDFVKLRDQL
- a CDS encoding DUF3905 domain-containing protein translates to MADNKNIKPGQVGDKLPHQIDAPATEQPRAKPFVNQYGVVIGDSFYDSANSPLNNWSKDVDPAIMAGDQWVHPTNDIGWNTAENQALLEEGFVPQSGMFMHATKDVSYRKD
- a CDS encoding HD domain-containing protein, with protein sequence MMGRLQEEKVFKDPVHRYVHVRDTLIWDLINAREFQRLRRIRQLGTSYVTFHGAEHSRFNHSLGVYEIMRRILSNFSRRSNFMITEEERLLCLSAALLHDIGHGPFSHSFEKVFHTDHEEWTQRILTGDTQVNTVLRQVSDDFPAKVAQMIGKTYPNKLLVSLISSQIDADRMDYLLRDAYYTGTSYGSFDLERILRVLKPYEDKVVIKHTGMHAVEDYIAARYQMYWQVYFHRVTRSAEVILRNIFARVRHLHESEYSFVHNPKRFMPLFNDTMTLEEYITLDEATVMYYMSEWSEESDEVLRDLCRRFMERRLFKYVEHDENADNPQEMQELKDLFAEIGIDPDYYLGVDSPSDLPYDVYRSGEEGERMPIYLLMPDGHLEELSRCSVIVEAISGKRRYDHKLYFPLDFLEDGTRNPAVVQEIKRRLRI
- a CDS encoding universal stress protein; translated protein: MYHHILLSYDGSDHAKKAAERAAELASAFGAHVTIVTAYPTSPSFIIGAKDISDEEMRAYWVAKADELDDVFTSRNISIHKVVKAADPKNLILDTAEELEVDAIVIGSRGLSNYARFMLGGVSQSVTQHAHCDVIVVK